The Mesorhizobium loti genome includes a region encoding these proteins:
- a CDS encoding IS1380 family transposase yields MTDDTLLPLSFPAVGRKKITAAFDGGRITSDGGVMLLAAAERRLQLADRLAAAIHDPRDPARVTHAMADIVRARIFAIACGYEDANDLDRLRTDPAFKLACGRLPDSGIDLCSQPTCSRLENLPDLRTVIRLGWVLVDLWLSSYAAPPKSVTLDIDDTVDVVHGHQQLSLFNAHYDERCFLPIHIYDAATGRPVAMILRPGRTPAGKEIRGHLRRLVRRIRARWPTTRILIRGDGHYGRAQVMAWCEDNAVDYLFGLPGNKVLQRLVDEAADDIRTRRALEQKPVLRGYAETRYKAKSWRTERRACARIEATTLGLDIRFVVTNLDKGSAEHVYDVIYCARGQAENLIKMHKSQLASDRTSCRSPIANQVRLVLHTAAYWLMLTLREAVPTTHHLCNAEFSTLRLRLLKLGARVTETVSRIRLAFAAACPEASLFRTIAITLQPAGP; encoded by the coding sequence ATGACCGATGATACGTTGCTGCCGCTCTCATTTCCAGCCGTTGGACGCAAGAAGATCACAGCTGCGTTTGACGGCGGACGCATCACCTCGGATGGTGGCGTCATGCTTTTGGCAGCGGCCGAGCGACGCCTGCAACTGGCCGACAGGCTGGCCGCCGCGATCCACGATCCGCGCGATCCAGCGCGGGTGACGCACGCCATGGCCGACATTGTGCGCGCCCGCATCTTTGCGATCGCATGCGGCTACGAGGATGCCAACGATCTCGACCGGCTGCGCACCGACCCGGCCTTCAAGCTCGCCTGCGGGCGGCTGCCCGACAGCGGGATTGATCTGTGCTCGCAGCCGACATGCTCGCGCCTCGAGAACCTGCCCGACCTGCGCACCGTCATCCGGCTCGGCTGGGTGCTGGTCGATCTGTGGCTGTCGAGCTATGCCGCGCCGCCCAAAAGCGTCACGCTCGACATCGACGACACGGTGGATGTCGTTCACGGCCATCAGCAGCTCTCGCTGTTCAACGCCCATTACGACGAGCGTTGCTTCCTGCCGATCCACATCTACGACGCCGCGACAGGACGCCCGGTCGCCATGATCCTGCGTCCTGGCAGGACCCCGGCGGGCAAGGAGATCCGCGGCCATCTGCGCCGGCTTGTCCGGCGCATCCGCGCCCGCTGGCCGACCACCCGCATTCTGATCCGCGGCGATGGCCACTATGGCCGGGCGCAAGTCATGGCATGGTGCGAGGACAATGCGGTCGACTACCTCTTCGGATTGCCCGGCAACAAGGTTCTCCAGCGTCTCGTTGATGAAGCCGCCGACGATATCCGCACCCGCCGCGCGCTCGAGCAGAAGCCGGTGCTGCGCGGCTATGCCGAGACCCGATACAAGGCGAAATCCTGGAGGACGGAACGCCGCGCCTGCGCCCGCATCGAGGCAACCACCCTCGGCCTCGACATCCGCTTCGTCGTCACCAATCTCGACAAAGGCTCCGCCGAGCATGTCTACGATGTGATCTACTGCGCCCGCGGCCAGGCCGAAAACCTGATCAAGATGCACAAGAGCCAGCTCGCCTCCGACCGCACCAGCTGCCGCTCACCGATTGCCAACCAGGTCCGTCTCGTCCTGCACACCGCCGCATACTGGTTGATGCTCACCCTGCGCGAGGCAGTGCCCACGACCCATCATCTGTGCAACGCCGAGTTCTCTACACTGCGGCTCAGGCTTCTCAAGCTCGGCGCCCGCGTCACCGAAACCGTCTCGCGCATCCGTCTGGCCTTCGCCGCCGCCTGTCCCGAAGCAAGTCTGTTCCGAACGATCGCCATCACGCTGCAGCCCGCAGGGCCATGA
- a CDS encoding recombinase family protein has product MSVILYARVSTADQTIEHQETQARNAGFEIDTVIADHGSSGLNTLLRERAEGRRLYDMLRKGDTLVVRWVDRLGRNYQDVCDAIREFMRRGVSIRTVINNMTFDGATSDPIQQAVRDALIAFMAATAQAQAEATKEAQRAGIAHAKAKTVKYRGRKPTYDRHQYRLVLDMLANGAGASAIAKASDLTRQTILRIKSAPDQAEAALLAWGL; this is encoded by the coding sequence ATGTCCGTTATCCTCTACGCTCGCGTTTCCACAGCGGACCAAACCATCGAGCATCAAGAAACGCAGGCCAGGAACGCTGGTTTCGAGATTGACACTGTGATTGCCGACCATGGTAGTTCCGGCTTGAACACGTTGCTTAGGGAGCGTGCGGAAGGTCGGCGCCTCTACGATATGCTACGCAAGGGCGATACGCTTGTGGTGCGATGGGTGGATCGGCTTGGTCGGAACTACCAAGATGTCTGCGATGCGATCAGGGAGTTCATGCGCAGAGGCGTTTCCATTCGTACCGTGATCAACAACATGACGTTCGATGGCGCTACTTCCGACCCCATTCAGCAAGCAGTACGTGACGCCCTTATTGCCTTCATGGCTGCGACGGCTCAGGCGCAAGCAGAGGCAACGAAGGAAGCGCAGAGGGCAGGCATAGCCCATGCCAAGGCCAAGACGGTGAAATATCGTGGTCGCAAACCGACCTATGATCGTCATCAATACCGGCTGGTACTGGACATGCTGGCTAACGGTGCTGGCGCTTCGGCAATTGCCAAGGCTTCGGACCTCACACGGCAGACAATCCTGCGCATAAAATCCGCGCCCGATCAGGCCGAAGCCGCGCTGCTGGCTTGGGGGTTGTAG
- a CDS encoding helix-turn-helix transcriptional regulator, with protein sequence MPKSLHSTRHTTIAKALADQRRLKGLSQTQVAKALGRHQPFIANIESGQRRVDLVELLDIAAIIDLDVPGLVKKITDS encoded by the coding sequence ATGCCAAAGTCTTTGCACTCAACACGTCATACGACGATCGCCAAAGCGTTGGCGGATCAGAGGCGTCTAAAAGGCTTGTCCCAAACCCAAGTTGCGAAAGCGCTGGGTCGGCATCAGCCCTTCATCGCGAATATTGAGAGCGGACAACGTCGAGTCGACCTAGTTGAGCTTCTCGATATAGCCGCGATCATCGATCTGGACGTTCCAGGTCTCGTGAAAAAGATAACCGACAGCTAG
- a CDS encoding transposase, with the protein MTLPPTDSLEGLSLAELRGLVSALIGEVRGLQGRVESLEIENQALRAENQTLKDEIARLKDLPPRPPVKPTKPSGMEKATQPTSGKGKRRRRGAKRDGGRVSREVTVAVSAPAGSRFKGYETILVRDLALSAEVVRYRRERWVTPTGETMVAPLPAGIIGGWGANLRRFILACHIQGQVTTERLTALLTGIGVDISKRQVVRLISEGLEAFAAEDRDVLRAGLATAPWITVDDTSARHAHQDGYTTQIGDRRFTAFRTGRSKSREAFLATLRAGHSDYFINEEALAYMRGRNLAGPVIARLAAAPHKAFADSAAWQAHLAALGLDQLAVEPNPVRIATEGAMWGAIRHHGFLGDTVVVSDDAGQFRIGDHALCWVHAERLVHKLIPVTPDQRQAVDIMRQLIWWFYRDLKSYQRAPCPRHAAALRARFERLFKRRTGYVMLDRLLARLHRRKHELLRVLDRPEIPLHTNGSENDIRTFVTKRKISGGTVSEAGKNARDVLLGLMKTCIKLDVSFFRYLGDRLGIPTQESIPPLPDLVRQAAQA; encoded by the coding sequence GTGACGCTACCACCGACTGATTCGCTTGAAGGCCTGTCGCTCGCGGAACTCCGCGGGCTGGTTTCTGCGCTGATCGGCGAAGTGCGCGGTCTTCAAGGCCGGGTCGAGAGCCTTGAGATCGAGAACCAGGCGCTACGCGCCGAGAACCAGACCCTGAAGGATGAGATCGCCCGGCTGAAGGACCTGCCGCCGCGTCCCCCGGTCAAGCCGACCAAGCCATCGGGCATGGAGAAGGCGACGCAGCCGACATCTGGCAAGGGCAAGCGCCGCCGGCGCGGCGCCAAGCGCGACGGCGGTCGCGTGAGCCGCGAGGTGACGGTTGCGGTGAGCGCTCCTGCGGGCTCTCGCTTCAAGGGGTATGAGACGATCCTGGTGCGCGATCTGGCGTTGTCGGCCGAGGTGGTGCGCTATCGCCGCGAGCGCTGGGTGACACCGACCGGCGAAACGATGGTGGCGCCCTTGCCGGCGGGGATCATCGGCGGCTGGGGCGCGAACCTGCGCCGCTTCATTCTGGCCTGTCACATTCAAGGCCAGGTGACGACGGAGCGGTTGACGGCGTTGTTGACCGGGATCGGGGTCGACATTTCGAAGCGCCAGGTGGTGCGGCTGATTTCGGAGGGCCTGGAGGCCTTCGCGGCGGAGGACCGTGACGTGCTGCGCGCCGGGCTGGCTACGGCGCCCTGGATCACCGTCGATGATACGTCGGCGCGCCACGCCCACCAGGACGGCTACACCACCCAGATCGGCGATCGCCGCTTCACCGCGTTCCGCACCGGGCGATCGAAGTCACGGGAGGCGTTCCTGGCGACGCTGCGTGCCGGGCACAGCGATTACTTCATCAATGAAGAGGCCCTGGCCTATATGCGCGGCCGCAACCTCGCCGGTCCGGTGATCGCGCGGCTAGCGGCTGCGCCGCACAAGGCATTTGCCGACAGCGCCGCATGGCAGGCGCATCTGGCCGCACTCGGCCTCGACCAGCTCGCGGTTGAGCCCAACCCAGTCAGGATCGCCACCGAAGGGGCGATGTGGGGAGCGATCCGCCACCACGGCTTTCTTGGCGATACCGTGGTCGTGTCCGATGATGCCGGCCAGTTCCGCATCGGCGACCATGCTCTGTGCTGGGTCCACGCCGAGCGGCTCGTCCACAAATTGATACCCGTGACCCCGGATCAACGTCAGGCCGTCGACATCATGCGCCAGTTGATCTGGTGGTTCTATCGCGACCTCAAGAGCTACCAGCGTGCTCCTTGTCCGCGCCACGCGGCGGCCCTGCGCGCCCGCTTCGAGCGCCTGTTCAAACGACGAACCGGCTACGTCATGCTCGACCGGCTTCTTGCCAGGCTGCATCGCCGCAAGCATGAACTCCTGCGCGTTCTCGATCGTCCCGAGATCCCGCTCCACACCAATGGTTCGGAAAACGACATCCGCACCTTCGTCACCAAGCGCAAGATCTCCGGCGGAACCGTCAGCGAGGCAGGCAAGAACGCCCGCGACGTCCTGCTCGGCCTGATGAAGACCTGCATCAAGCTCGACGTCTCATTCTTCCGCTATCTCGGCGACCGCCTCGGCATACCAACACAAGAGTCGATTCCGCCGCTCCCGGATCTCGTTAGGCAAGCCGCTCAAGCCTGA
- a CDS encoding site-specific integrase, whose product MRNPTYLELSRNRIFYFRWPLTKPCAVSGGKPASLKISLHTRIDSEALYLARHLSYVGQVLMKRWSASGMRYDEIRAALRTHFRDALERRKNEIAAQGRLRPEALAAYQNGLAFADDAMLTGGDIFPHETDDSLAIRFAESHQLPLTPGSDAFATFKSEMKKAYKAYCAEVLAHDQSFETFDFNEAALPSGTTFAKPASISKGTLSAVAVKFIAEEKKAGRWVRRSEEQKRQHIELLNEILGSDIEITQVASSDAQRVKELLLNYPRNRNKIEATRNLSIEEIANLRGHETLTVRTINTYLQTYAGLFSWAKRNRYVAENLFDGATLRENKKNDEEAQREPFSQTHIDLMLSELLENARGLLNKDYQKWGPLIGLYTGARLNEICQLEIADIEVTDGIWCFDFNDEGEAKSLKNSASRRVVPIHERLLELGILERLKTLKSRGETRFFPEFQFTSKDGYGRALGRWFNERFLVQLGIKSKDLVFHSFRHTMITRLLQAGIEENLVKAIVGHTRQGVTQQHYFKQGYTIGQMQAALRSF is encoded by the coding sequence ATGCGCAATCCGACCTATCTCGAACTCTCCCGAAACAGGATTTTCTATTTTCGCTGGCCGCTAACAAAGCCTTGTGCTGTCAGCGGCGGGAAGCCAGCGAGCCTCAAAATCTCACTGCATACGCGGATCGACTCGGAAGCCTTGTACCTAGCTCGACACCTAAGCTATGTCGGCCAAGTCCTTATGAAACGGTGGTCTGCATCCGGCATGCGCTACGATGAAATACGTGCTGCACTTAGAACGCACTTTCGAGATGCGCTGGAACGCCGCAAAAATGAGATAGCTGCGCAGGGCCGACTGAGACCTGAGGCCTTGGCGGCCTATCAAAACGGGTTAGCGTTTGCAGACGACGCGATGTTGACCGGCGGCGATATCTTCCCGCATGAGACCGACGACTCGCTAGCTATCCGCTTTGCCGAGTCTCACCAGCTTCCGCTGACTCCGGGGTCTGACGCCTTCGCGACATTCAAGAGCGAAATGAAGAAGGCATATAAGGCGTACTGCGCTGAGGTTCTGGCCCATGATCAGTCCTTTGAAACTTTCGACTTTAACGAAGCCGCCCTTCCCTCAGGGACGACATTCGCAAAACCAGCGTCCATCTCGAAAGGCACCCTCAGTGCGGTAGCTGTGAAATTCATAGCCGAGGAGAAGAAAGCGGGGCGCTGGGTCAGACGGTCGGAAGAGCAGAAGCGCCAGCACATCGAACTCTTGAACGAAATCCTAGGATCCGACATCGAGATTACCCAAGTCGCATCTTCCGACGCGCAACGGGTGAAAGAGCTTCTTCTAAATTATCCTCGAAATAGGAATAAGATCGAAGCCACCCGCAACCTGTCTATCGAGGAAATAGCGAATCTGCGGGGTCATGAGACGCTCACTGTCCGCACCATCAACACCTATCTGCAGACCTATGCGGGCCTATTCTCTTGGGCAAAGAGAAACAGATATGTCGCGGAAAATCTGTTCGACGGAGCCACACTCAGAGAAAACAAGAAGAATGACGAAGAGGCTCAGAGAGAGCCGTTCTCTCAAACTCATATCGATCTGATGCTTAGCGAGCTTCTCGAAAACGCACGAGGATTGCTGAACAAGGATTACCAAAAATGGGGGCCGTTGATTGGTCTCTATACCGGCGCCAGATTGAATGAGATATGCCAGCTAGAAATCGCCGACATTGAAGTGACTGACGGGATTTGGTGTTTCGACTTCAACGACGAAGGTGAGGCAAAGAGCCTAAAAAACTCCGCATCTCGAAGGGTTGTGCCTATCCACGAACGCCTCCTAGAGCTTGGAATCTTGGAGCGCTTGAAAACGCTCAAGTCGCGAGGCGAGACACGGTTCTTTCCTGAGTTCCAGTTCACCTCGAAGGACGGCTATGGCCGAGCCCTCGGACGCTGGTTCAATGAGCGCTTCCTGGTTCAGCTTGGCATCAAGTCAAAGGACTTAGTGTTTCACAGCTTTCGGCACACCATGATCACAAGGCTACTGCAGGCTGGCATAGAGGAAAACCTCGTAAAGGCAATCGTCGGTCACACACGTCAAGGCGTGACGCAGCAGCATTATTTCAAGCAGGGATACACAATCGGACAGATGCAAGCTGCACTACGCAGTTTCTAG
- a CDS encoding response regulator: MARILLAEDDDDMRRFLVKALERAGYQVSDFDNGASAYERLREEPFSLLLTDIVMPEMDGIELARRATEIDPDLKVMFITGFAAVALNPDSKAPKDAKVLSKPFHLRDLVNEVEKMLQAA, translated from the coding sequence ATGGCACGCATTCTTCTGGCGGAAGACGACGACGATATGCGTCGGTTCCTCGTCAAGGCGCTGGAGCGCGCCGGTTACCAGGTCAGCGATTTCGACAATGGCGCCAGCGCCTATGAACGGCTGCGCGAGGAGCCGTTCTCGCTGCTGTTGACCGACATCGTCATGCCGGAGATGGACGGCATCGAGCTGGCGCGGCGCGCCACAGAGATCGATCCCGATCTGAAAGTCATGTTCATCACCGGTTTCGCCGCCGTTGCGCTGAACCCGGATTCCAAGGCGCCGAAAGACGCCAAGGTGCTGTCGAAGCCGTTCCATCTCCGCGACCTCGTCAACGAGGTCGAGAAGATGCTGCAGGCGGCCTGA
- a CDS encoding N-formylglutamate amidohydrolase, translating into MALSHHDALVFSGSLKLKTAAEDFSVFPPFEIRSGAEQRVPFLFNSPHSGRYYPERFLAMARLDRNAIRRSEDCYVDELFGGAVALGAPLLAANFPRAYLDVNREPWELDPRMFAEPVPSFCNIRSARVAGGLGTVPKLVGEGLDIYSGRLPLAEAVARIEAVYKPYHETLKRLLTRTHARFGFAVLIDCHSMPASIRVGDSGLRPDFIIGDRFGISATAALTETAIGLLTAMGYTVAHNKPYAGGFITEHYGRPARHLHALQIEVNRGLYMNERTFEKAAGFDALADDLTRFSADLMSMPDHHFIDLPLAAE; encoded by the coding sequence GTGGCACTTTCACATCATGATGCACTGGTGTTTTCGGGTTCGCTCAAATTGAAGACGGCAGCCGAGGATTTTTCGGTCTTTCCACCCTTCGAAATCCGGTCGGGCGCTGAGCAGCGCGTCCCCTTCCTCTTCAATTCACCGCATAGTGGCCGCTACTATCCCGAACGCTTCCTTGCCATGGCAAGGCTGGACCGCAACGCTATCCGCCGGTCGGAAGATTGTTACGTCGATGAGCTGTTCGGCGGCGCCGTCGCACTCGGCGCGCCGCTGCTGGCGGCAAATTTCCCGAGGGCCTATCTCGACGTCAACCGCGAGCCGTGGGAACTCGATCCGCGCATGTTCGCCGAGCCGGTGCCGTCCTTCTGCAACATCCGCTCGGCGCGGGTGGCGGGCGGGCTTGGCACGGTGCCGAAGCTGGTCGGCGAGGGGCTCGACATCTATTCCGGCCGGTTGCCGCTGGCCGAAGCGGTCGCCCGCATCGAGGCCGTCTACAAGCCCTATCACGAGACGCTGAAACGGCTTTTGACCAGGACCCATGCACGGTTTGGCTTTGCCGTGCTGATCGACTGTCATTCGATGCCGGCAAGCATCCGTGTCGGCGACAGCGGCCTGCGGCCCGACTTCATCATCGGCGACCGTTTCGGCATCTCGGCGACCGCGGCCCTGACCGAGACGGCGATCGGCCTGCTCACCGCCATGGGCTATACGGTCGCCCACAACAAACCCTATGCCGGGGGCTTCATCACCGAACATTATGGCCGCCCGGCGCGCCATCTGCATGCGCTGCAGATCGAGGTCAATCGCGGGCTCTACATGAACGAGCGGACATTCGAGAAGGCCGCCGGCTTCGACGCGCTGGCCGACGATCTGACGCGATTTTCAGCCGACTTGATGTCGATGCCTGATCATCATTTCATCGACCTGCCGCTGGCGGCGGAGTGA
- the hisN gene encoding histidinol-phosphatase: MDISIDFMRRIAQAAAAETLPRFRAQGAVANKEKGSFDPVTEADREAERAIRALISAEYPDHGILGEEHGSENITSRHVWVIDPIDGTRAFISGLPVWGTLVGLTVDGDAVAGMMAQPFTGELFYANASGSHYEGPGGPRKLSTRKTTNLAEATLFTTTPALFKGAARERYDQFEKQVQLARYGADCYAFAMIASGSVDIVADPGLKPYDIVALIPIIEKAGGVVTTFDGGPAEKGGDVLAAATPELHAAAMAALRG; the protein is encoded by the coding sequence TTGGACATCAGCATCGATTTCATGCGCCGTATCGCGCAGGCGGCAGCGGCCGAGACCTTGCCGCGCTTTCGCGCCCAAGGTGCGGTCGCCAACAAGGAAAAGGGCAGTTTCGATCCGGTCACCGAGGCCGATCGCGAGGCCGAGCGCGCCATCCGGGCGCTGATCTCGGCTGAGTATCCCGACCATGGCATTCTGGGCGAGGAGCACGGCAGCGAGAACATTACGAGCCGGCATGTCTGGGTGATCGACCCGATCGACGGCACGCGCGCCTTCATCTCCGGCCTGCCGGTGTGGGGGACGCTGGTCGGGCTGACGGTCGACGGCGACGCCGTTGCCGGCATGATGGCGCAGCCCTTCACTGGCGAGCTGTTCTACGCCAACGCCTCGGGTTCCCACTATGAAGGGCCGGGCGGGCCACGCAAGCTTTCGACGCGCAAGACGACCAATCTCGCTGAAGCGACGCTGTTCACCACCACGCCGGCGCTGTTCAAGGGCGCGGCGCGCGAGCGTTACGACCAGTTCGAAAAGCAGGTCCAACTCGCCCGCTATGGCGCCGATTGCTATGCCTTCGCCATGATCGCGTCGGGAAGCGTCGACATCGTCGCCGATCCAGGATTGAAGCCCTACGACATCGTGGCGCTGATCCCGATCATCGAGAAGGCCGGTGGTGTCGTCACAACATTCGATGGCGGGCCGGCGGAGAAGGGCGGCGACGTCCTGGCCGCAGCGACGCCGGAGCTTCACGCCGCAGCCATGGCCGCCTTGCGCGGCTGA
- a CDS encoding AraC family transcriptional regulator, translating into MSQFMVQPLLDTGTVRVRDVVCSGECRHRSEEECTSATHLVFPYRGVFVRHVGRQDAVAEANQLLFFNEAEAYRISHPVEGGDSCLDLVIEEAQLLELAPKEQLRTGGAAPAFRRQRRRIDPRAQALVALLRHSLSRKIAETLEAETLALTLVRRSLGERTSHVAGASAGRQKLVDRAKLVLSSDLSRRWTLAEIAVEVGVSPVYLTQVFQQVEAMPLYRYHLRLRLARALDLLGSYDNLTTLGMDLGFSSHSHFSSAFRQVYGRTPAEFQRSIKPR; encoded by the coding sequence ATGTCGCAATTCATGGTGCAACCGCTTCTGGACACCGGCACTGTCAGGGTGCGGGATGTCGTCTGCAGCGGCGAATGCCGTCACCGGAGCGAAGAAGAGTGCACGTCGGCCACGCACCTGGTGTTTCCCTACCGCGGCGTTTTCGTGCGCCATGTCGGCCGCCAGGATGCCGTTGCCGAGGCCAACCAACTGTTGTTTTTCAATGAGGCCGAAGCCTACCGGATCAGCCATCCTGTCGAGGGCGGCGATTCCTGTCTCGATCTCGTCATCGAGGAGGCTCAGCTGCTTGAACTGGCGCCGAAGGAACAGTTGCGCACCGGCGGCGCCGCTCCAGCCTTTCGCCGTCAGCGCCGGCGCATCGACCCGCGGGCACAGGCACTGGTGGCCTTGCTGCGCCACAGCCTGAGCCGCAAAATCGCCGAAACGCTCGAGGCCGAAACCCTGGCGTTGACGCTGGTGCGGCGCTCTCTTGGCGAGCGGACCTCGCATGTCGCCGGCGCCAGCGCTGGGCGCCAGAAGCTGGTCGACCGCGCCAAGCTTGTCCTGTCTTCGGATCTGTCACGACGCTGGACGCTGGCGGAAATTGCCGTCGAGGTCGGTGTCTCGCCGGTCTACCTGACGCAGGTTTTCCAGCAGGTCGAAGCCATGCCGCTCTATCGCTACCATCTGCGGCTGCGGCTGGCACGTGCGCTCGACCTGCTGGGCAGCTACGACAATCTGACCACGCTGGGCATGGACCTGGGCTTCTCCAGCCACAGCCATTTCAGTTCCGCCTTCAGGCAGGTTTACGGCCGCACGCCAGCGGAATTCCAGCGCTCGATCAAACCGCGTTGA
- a CDS encoding DUF1127 domain-containing protein: MRPDHTAAAQCLAGPVPARAPTIRTATMRQSLGAHVAAAADWIGRQMERRRSRRALLEMTDDQLKDIGLSRGEAYSESIRRSWD, from the coding sequence ATGCGCCCCGATCATACAGCAGCGGCGCAATGCCTGGCCGGCCCTGTCCCGGCACGGGCGCCGACAATCCGCACCGCGACCATGCGGCAGTCCCTGGGGGCACACGTCGCTGCGGCGGCAGACTGGATCGGCCGCCAGATGGAAAGGCGCCGAAGCCGCCGCGCTCTGCTCGAAATGACCGACGACCAGCTCAAGGACATCGGCCTGTCGCGCGGCGAAGCCTATTCTGAATCCATCCGCCGGTCGTGGGATTGA
- a CDS encoding DUF1579 domain-containing protein, translating to MPTHSTASRAQDIPADGRSDFDFFFGTWDVSHRRLQKRLASDTNWDAFTGTCAVSPLLGGLGNVDDNVIELPDGAYRAATVRTFDPATRQWSIWWIDGRNPLTIDVPVRGAFVDGVGTFLCEDVFEGRPIQVRFLWSEIAQNTARWEQAFSQDGGATWETNWIMEFARQP from the coding sequence ATGCCGACGCACTCAACAGCCAGCCGCGCCCAGGACATTCCGGCGGACGGCCGCAGCGATTTCGATTTCTTCTTCGGCACTTGGGATGTCAGCCATCGAAGGCTGCAAAAGCGTCTGGCGAGCGACACCAATTGGGACGCATTCACCGGCACATGCGCGGTGAGCCCGCTGCTCGGCGGCCTCGGCAATGTCGACGACAATGTGATCGAGCTGCCGGATGGCGCCTATCGCGCCGCCACGGTGCGGACCTTCGATCCGGCGACACGGCAATGGTCGATCTGGTGGATCGATGGCCGCAACCCCCTGACCATCGACGTTCCGGTGCGCGGTGCGTTCGTCGACGGCGTCGGCACGTTCCTGTGTGAGGACGTCTTCGAGGGTCGGCCGATCCAGGTTCGTTTCCTCTGGTCGGAGATCGCGCAAAACACGGCGCGCTGGGAGCAGGCCTTTTCGCAGGATGGCGGCGCGACCTGGGAAACCAACTGGATCATGGAGTTTGCCCGCCAGCCATGA
- a CDS encoding alpha/beta hydrolase, which produces MTDLFTENSLFHEIEGNPRPENATGGFFTTRDRKNIRYGLFGAVARPMKGTVVLLTGRNECIEKYFETIRNLADRGFGVATLDWRGQGDSDRLIRDRQRGYVRSFRDYTADLEQFFEEIVLPDCRGPYYILAHSAGALITLLAVPSMVNRVRRMVLIAPFLTLPDLPVSISTVRRVCSLFCALGLGRLYAAWGPRPKVTAPFETNKLTSDPARYRRNTRLYEEHPQLALGGPTIRWLREAAKASEAVSDRDFMARIQVPMLIIAAGADQVVSTKAVEAYARRLRLGSLLMIDGSRHEILQEADIYREQLLAAFDAFIPGSDDPTA; this is translated from the coding sequence ATGACGGATCTTTTCACCGAGAACTCTCTTTTTCACGAAATTGAGGGCAATCCGCGGCCGGAAAACGCCACCGGCGGCTTCTTCACCACGCGTGACCGCAAGAATATCCGCTACGGCCTGTTCGGCGCGGTCGCTCGCCCGATGAAGGGCACCGTGGTCCTCCTCACCGGCCGCAACGAGTGTATCGAGAAATATTTCGAGACCATCCGCAACCTTGCCGATCGCGGCTTCGGCGTCGCCACCCTCGACTGGCGCGGCCAGGGCGATTCCGACCGGCTGATCCGCGATCGCCAGCGCGGCTATGTCAGGAGTTTCCGCGACTATACGGCAGACCTCGAACAATTTTTCGAGGAGATCGTGCTGCCCGATTGCCGTGGGCCGTACTACATCCTGGCGCATTCGGCAGGCGCATTGATAACCCTGCTTGCCGTACCGTCGATGGTCAACCGCGTGCGGCGCATGGTGCTGATCGCGCCCTTCCTGACACTGCCCGATCTGCCGGTCTCGATATCGACGGTTCGCCGCGTCTGCTCGTTGTTCTGCGCTCTCGGCCTCGGCCGGCTCTATGCCGCCTGGGGTCCGCGGCCGAAGGTGACGGCCCCTTTCGAGACCAACAAGCTGACGTCTGACCCAGCACGCTATCGGCGCAATACGCGGCTCTACGAAGAACATCCGCAACTGGCGCTTGGCGGTCCGACGATCCGCTGGCTGCGGGAAGCCGCGAAAGCCTCCGAGGCCGTCAGCGATCGCGACTTCATGGCAAGAATTCAGGTTCCCATGCTGATCATCGCTGCCGGCGCCGACCAGGTCGTCTCGACCAAGGCCGTCGAGGCCTACGCCAGGCGTCTGCGGCTCGGTTCGCTGCTGATGATCGACGGCTCCCGCCACGAAATCCTGCAGGAAGCCGACATCTATCGCGAGCAATTGCTCGCCGCCTTCGACGCCTTCATTCCCGGCAGCGACGACCCGACTGCCTGA
- a CDS encoding Hsp20 family protein, whose product MRHVDFSPLYRSTVGFDRLFTMLDSLAQPDGAQTYPPYNIERTGEDSYRISMAVAGFSDEEISIEAHRNVLTVKGERKDEGTGEGSELLYRGIASRAFERRFQLADHVEVVGASLKNGLLFVDLKRNIPEELKPRKIAITASSAKAKQIEAKTAA is encoded by the coding sequence ATGCGTCACGTTGATTTTTCCCCGCTTTATCGCTCGACCGTCGGCTTCGATCGTCTGTTCACGATGCTGGATTCGCTTGCGCAGCCGGATGGCGCGCAGACCTATCCGCCCTACAATATCGAGCGCACCGGCGAGGATTCCTACCGCATCTCGATGGCGGTTGCCGGCTTCTCCGACGAGGAAATCTCGATCGAAGCCCATCGCAACGTGCTGACCGTGAAAGGTGAGCGCAAGGACGAGGGTACCGGCGAAGGGTCGGAACTGCTCTATCGCGGCATTGCCTCGAGGGCCTTTGAGCGCCGCTTCCAGCTTGCCGACCACGTTGAAGTCGTCGGTGCTTCGCTGAAGAACGGCCTGCTCTTCGTCGACCTCAAGCGCAACATCCCCGAGGAGCTGAAGCCGCGCAAGATCGCCATTACGGCGTCTTCGGCCAAGGCCAAGCAGATCGAGGCCAAGACCGCTGCCTAA